Genomic window (Thermodesulfobacteriota bacterium):
ATAGATTCTTCATCTTCGATTGAGAATGACAGCGTTGAAAGAGATAACTTATGCTTACATTGACCGAAATCTCAAATTCTGACCATTATAATCTAAGAGTTATTAAGTAACCTATATCGGCTAGTATGTTTATGGTTTACTATCATACATTTTGTGATATTATTCTTTTGTAATTCCTAGCTATAAACAATATATGAATCCTTAGGAGAACTCTTAAATAATCATGAATATATGGAAGGACTTTCATGGCCCCAATGCGGGTTATATATTGGAGCTTTATGAGCGGTATCTTAAAGACAGAGATTCCGTAGACACTAAAACTAGGGCGTTATTCGACCAATGGAAGCCGGAGACGGACGGTCTGCCCACGGCGCAGACGACGGATGTCAGGAAGATTGTTGGTGCAGTTAACCTAGCCCAGGCAATTCGCACCTACGGCCACCTGGACGCTCAGCTTGACCCGCTCGGCAGTAAGCCACCAGGCGACCCATCCTTGGATATTAATACACATGGCTTGACCGAGGAAGACCTTCGTCAACTCCCAGCCAGCTTGATTGACACCCCGCTGTCGGAAAATTCGGCAAATGCCTGGGAGGCTATAGAGAAACTGCGTACCGTGTATTCATCCACTACCGGATATGACTTCCATCATATCCATGCACCGGAAGAAAGGAAATGGCTCAGGGAGGCCGCTGAATCGGGCCGTTTCCGGCCGCCTAAAGACCCTATTGCCCCTAAAACACTCCTTGAACGGCTGACGCAGGTGGAGGTTTTCGAGCGCTTCCTGCATCGTATCTTCCCGGGAAAGTTTCGTTTCTCCATAGAGGGCATGGATATTTTGGTGCCGATGCTGGACGAGATGATCGGCGAAGCCGCCGAAGCCGGTATTCACAACATCTTGCTGGGCATGGCTCACCGGGGGCGTCTGAACGTAATGGCGCACGTTCTTAACAAACCATACACACAGATATTGGCCAAATTCAAAGACCCGGTACAACAGCGGGACTTTCATGACAGCCTAGGCTGGACCGGAGACGTAAAGTACCACGAGGGGGCTAGACGAGCGGTCAGAAATGGCAAGCAAATCGACTTGGTAGTTACGTTGGCCCCTAACCCCAGCCATCTGGAGGCGGTCAATCCGGTGGTAGAAGGCATGGCCCGTGCGGCAAGCACCTACGTGAACAAGCCGGGGGCGCCCGCGTTTGACCATACCGTTAACCTGCCCATATTAATACATGGCGATGCCGGCTTTCCCGGGCAAGGAGTGGTTGCGGAAACCCTAAATCTATCCCGCCTGCCAGGCTACTTCACCGGCGGCACAATCCACATCATTACCAATAACCAGTTGGGTTACACCACCACCCCCCAAGAGGGGCGTAGCACTCTTTATGCCAGCGACTTGGCGAAAGGATTTGAAATCCCCATCATCCACGTCAATGCCGACGACCCCGTTGCCTGCATCGAGGCGGCTAGAATGGCCTTTGCCTATCTGGCCCAATTTCAGAAGGACATTTTGATCGACCTGGTAGGGTACCGACGTTTAGGCCATAACGAGGCGGACGAGCCCGGTTTTACTCAACCTTTGATGTACCAGCAGATTGAAAACCATCCTACAGTCCGAGAGTTGTGGGCAAATACGTTAATCGAGCTCAGTACAATAGAGAGGGACTGGCCGGAAGAACTAGTGAATAAGTACACGGCCGAACTCCATAATGCGCTGGAGACGTTTAAACCCGAAGAATCGATAGACCCACATTTATCACCCCCTCCTCCGGGTGCGGCTCGGAAAGCAAAGACATCTGTCCCAGCGGATTTACTCCGCGAATTAAACGAGGCTTTGATCAAGACACCGGAGGGTTTCACCATTCATCCAAAATTACGCCGGGGCAGGGAGCGAAGAAGAAAGGCGCTTGAAAACATGGATGAGCCCTCCATAGATTGGGGAATGGCTGAGGACCTTGCTTTAGCCTCCATCTTGGCCGACGGAATTGCCGTTCGTTTCACCGGCCAGGATACCGAACGAGGAACCTTCAGCCACAGGCATGCCGTCCTTCACGATGTGAAAACCGGCAATAGATTCATACCACTCCAATCTATACCCCAAGCCAAGGCATCTTTCGAGATACATAATAGCCCTCTCACCGAGAATGCGGCGATTGGTTTCGAGTACGGTTACAACATTCAGGAACCGGAGAGATTGGTAGTATGGGAAGCCCAGTACGGCGATTTCATCAACGGCGCTCAGACGATGATTGATGAGTTCTTGGTGTCGGCGAGGTCCAAATGGGGGCAGACACCGTCTCTGGTGTTGCTTTTGCCCCATGGATACGAGGGGCAGGGCCCCGACCACTCTAGTGGAAGGCTAGAGCGATTCCTGCAGCTTTGTGCGGACACCAATATGCGTGTAGCCAACTGTACTACCTCCGCCCAGTATTTCCACCTCCTGAGGAGACAAGCACTTCTTTTAAAGACTGACCCGCTGCCTCTCATCGTGATGACTCCAAAAAGCCTCTTGAGGCATCCTTTTGTGGCATCATCCCTCCGCGACCTTGCCGAAGGTAGCTGGCAACCGGTTATAGATGATGATAAAGCACAGAAGAAACCGGATAAGGTACACCGTCTTATTTTATGTAGCGGCAAGGTGTATGTAGACCTGGTATCGAGCGAATTAAGGGGTAAAAACCCGGATACGGCCTTGGTCCGGGTAGAACAACTCTACCCCCTGCCCAAGAGCGAGATCAAGGAAGCGATAGGCAAATACACCAAGCTTAAAGAGGTGGTTTGGTTACAAGAAGAACCGGAAAACATGGGGGCATGGAGGTACATCGCGCCTCGACTGAAAAAGCTTTCGGGTGGACTTCCCATACACTACATCGGACGCCGCGCCCTATCCAGTCCGGCAGAGGGTTCTTCCTCTCATCACAAAGTTAATCAAGATGCCCTGATAGAACAGGCCTACAGTAAGTCAGAAATAACCCGGCTCAAGGAAACAGATATTATTTGGTTAAAAAATACCTAACTTGGAGAAAAGGAAACCATGTCCACTAACATAGTCGTACCAGAATTAGGAGAATCAGTGGTAGAGGCCACGGTACTGAGATGGCTAAAACGGGAAGGTGACCGAGTATCGGTAGGAGAGTCAGTAGTGGAATTAGAGACGGAGAAGGCCAATTTCGAAGTGGCCGCCGAGCAAGCCGGCGTACTGGTGAGGATCGACCGGAAGGAGGGCGACGATGTGAAAGTGGGAGAGGCGCTCGGTTTAATCGGAGATGCCGGCGAGCTACCGGAAAAGCCAGTTGCCGAGTCTAAGGTGGAAGAACCAAAAAAAGAATCTAAAGAAGCCGAGCAAAGGCAGGTTGTAGAAGAGCCTGGGGAACTAAAATCATCCATCAAGGTGACTCCGGTGGCTAAGCGCCTGGCTGAAGAGCATAAAGTTGACCTGGAAAAGGTCAGTGCCACCGGCCCCGGCAACCGTATCACCAAGGAAGATGTAGAAGCCTTTATTGAAACCGGCGAAGTAAAGACTAAAGAGGTTGAAGCTTCAAACGTAACACCGATTCGAAAGGATGCGGCTGAAAAAATTACAGATCGCCCCAGAACCATTTCCGAAACGGCAGTAC
Coding sequences:
- a CDS encoding 2-oxoglutarate dehydrogenase E1 component → MNIWKDFHGPNAGYILELYERYLKDRDSVDTKTRALFDQWKPETDGLPTAQTTDVRKIVGAVNLAQAIRTYGHLDAQLDPLGSKPPGDPSLDINTHGLTEEDLRQLPASLIDTPLSENSANAWEAIEKLRTVYSSTTGYDFHHIHAPEERKWLREAAESGRFRPPKDPIAPKTLLERLTQVEVFERFLHRIFPGKFRFSIEGMDILVPMLDEMIGEAAEAGIHNILLGMAHRGRLNVMAHVLNKPYTQILAKFKDPVQQRDFHDSLGWTGDVKYHEGARRAVRNGKQIDLVVTLAPNPSHLEAVNPVVEGMARAASTYVNKPGAPAFDHTVNLPILIHGDAGFPGQGVVAETLNLSRLPGYFTGGTIHIITNNQLGYTTTPQEGRSTLYASDLAKGFEIPIIHVNADDPVACIEAARMAFAYLAQFQKDILIDLVGYRRLGHNEADEPGFTQPLMYQQIENHPTVRELWANTLIELSTIERDWPEELVNKYTAELHNALETFKPEESIDPHLSPPPPGAARKAKTSVPADLLRELNEALIKTPEGFTIHPKLRRGRERRRKALENMDEPSIDWGMAEDLALASILADGIAVRFTGQDTERGTFSHRHAVLHDVKTGNRFIPLQSIPQAKASFEIHNSPLTENAAIGFEYGYNIQEPERLVVWEAQYGDFINGAQTMIDEFLVSARSKWGQTPSLVLLLPHGYEGQGPDHSSGRLERFLQLCADTNMRVANCTTSAQYFHLLRRQALLLKTDPLPLIVMTPKSLLRHPFVASSLRDLAEGSWQPVIDDDKAQKKPDKVHRLILCSGKVYVDLVSSELRGKNPDTALVRVEQLYPLPKSEIKEAIGKYTKLKEVVWLQEEPENMGAWRYIAPRLKKLSGGLPIHYIGRRALSSPAEGSSSHHKVNQDALIEQAYSKSEITRLKETDIIWLKNT